In Gadus chalcogrammus isolate NIFS_2021 chromosome 1, NIFS_Gcha_1.0, whole genome shotgun sequence, one DNA window encodes the following:
- the LOC130386873 gene encoding ER membrane protein complex subunit 1-like — translation MRGRIPFEPSSSLFQSLLVSFATTGEKTVAAVMATKNTTANTIILYSADSGRRLLDTTIIFPVDPNSGKPEKLYIQAFLKKDDSVGYRVMVQSEDQTLTFMQQPGRVMWTREEALSDVVTMEMVDLPLTGTQAELEGEFGKKG, via the exons ATGCGGGGGAGAATTCCATTTGAACCTTCTTCGTCTTTATTTCAGTCTCTGCTGGTTTCCTTTGCAACCACTGGTGAGAAAACTGTTGCTGCTGTCATGGCGACCAAGAATACAACG GCCAACACCATCATTCTCTACAGTGCAGACTCTGGTCGCAGGCTCCTGGACACCACTATAATCTTCCCTGTGGACCCCAACAGTGGGAAACCAGAGAAG CTGTACATCCAGGCCTTCCTGAAGAAGGACGACTCTGTGGGCTACAGGGTGATGGTGCAGTCTGAGGACCAGACCCTCACCTTCATGCAGCAGCCAG GTCGTGTGATGTGGACCAGGGAGGAGGCCCTCTCGGATGTGGTTACCATGGAAATGGTGGACCTGCCTCTCACGGGCACGCAGGCCGAGTTGGAGGGGGAGTTTGGCAAGAAGGGGTAA